GACGTGAAGATCCGCGAGCTCATGACCGACGGCATGGAGCGCGCCGGCATCTCCAAGGTGGAGATCGAGCGCACCCGTGACCGCGTGCGCGTCGACATCCACACCGCCCGCCCGGGCATCGTGATCGGCCGCCGCGGTGCCGAGGCCGACCGCATCCGCGGCGAGCTCGAGAAGCTCACCGGCAAGCAGATCCAGCTGAACATCCTCGAGGTCAAGAACCCCGAGACCGATGCGCAGCTGGTGGCCCAGGGCGTCGCCGAGCAGCTCGCCTCCCGCGTGGCCTTCCGCCGCGCCATGAAGAAGGCCATCCAGTCGGCCATGCGTGCGGGCGCCCAGGGCATCCGCATCCAGTGCTCCGGCCGCCTGGGCGGCGCCGAGATGAGCCGTTCGGAGTTCTACCGCGAGGGCCGCGTGCCGCTGCACACCCTCCGCGCGAACATCGACTTCGGCAAGTTTGAGGCGAAGACCACCTACGGCCGCATCGGCGTGAAGGTGTGGATCTACAAGGGCGACCTCACCGCCAAGGAGCTCGCGGCCAAGGAGGCCGCGCAGCCCTCCGGCCGCGGCCGCGGCGGCGAGCGTCG
This sequence is a window from Micrococcus porci. Protein-coding genes within it:
- the rpsC gene encoding 30S ribosomal protein S3 yields the protein MGQKINPNGFRLGITTDHVSHWFADSHKEGQRYADFLKEDVKIRELMTDGMERAGISKVEIERTRDRVRVDIHTARPGIVIGRRGAEADRIRGELEKLTGKQIQLNILEVKNPETDAQLVAQGVAEQLASRVAFRRAMKKAIQSAMRAGAQGIRIQCSGRLGGAEMSRSEFYREGRVPLHTLRANIDFGKFEAKTTYGRIGVKVWIYKGDLTAKELAAKEAAQPSGRGRGGERRGPGGGERRRRNDRAERAPRQENAGAGAEQSAAAPAEGGNA